A window of Hevea brasiliensis isolate MT/VB/25A 57/8 chromosome 14, ASM3005281v1, whole genome shotgun sequence contains these coding sequences:
- the LOC110648413 gene encoding nifU-like protein 3, chloroplastic, giving the protein MLNLSLSLSRRTHYSPVFKNQISDSCRFSSRQNTFLRGPFHSRHLFSLKLNRTRRKFAGLVVSPSCVLPLTEENVEKVLDDVRPGLMADGGNVVLHEIDGLVVVLKLQGACGSCPSSTMTLKMGIETRLRDKIPEIMAVEQILDTETGLELNEENIEKVLAEIRPYLAGTGGGVLELVQINDYVVKVMLSGPAAEVMTVRVALTQKLKDKIPAIAAVQLID; this is encoded by the exons ATGTTGAACCTTTCCCTGTCTTTATCTAGAAGAACCCACTATTCGCCAGTTTTCAAG AACCAAATTTCAGACTCATGTAGATTTTCTTCAAGGCAGAATACTTTCCTTAGGGGACCGTTTCATAGCAGACACCTTTTCTCCTTGAAGCTGAACCGTACTCGAAGGAAATTTGCGg GACTTGTGGTTTCACCAAGCTGTGTACTTCCATTAACTGAAGAAAATGTGGAGAAGGTTTTGGATGATGTGCGACCTGGCTTGATGGCTGATGGAGGCAATGTAGTTTTACATGAGATAGATGGTCTTGTTGTAGTACTGAAGCTACAAGGGGCATGTGGATCATGTCCAAGTTCTACAATGACACTAAAGATGGGAATTGAAACTCGGCTGCGGGATAAAATTCCAGAAATCATGGCTGTGGAACAGATCCTGGATACTGAAACAGGACTGGAGCTAAATGAGGAAAACATTGAAAAG GTTCTTGCTGAGATTAGACCGTACCTCGCTGGGACAGGAGGTGGAGTGCttgaacttgttcaaatcaatgatTATGTTGTCAAGGTTATGCTTAGCGGGCCTGCAGCTGAGGTTATGACTGTTCGTGTCGCTCTGACACAAAAGTTGAAAGACAAGATACCTGCCATTGCAGCTGTACAGCTGATCGATTAA